aagatgaatatcccTTGTtagttccttcatatttctttgaagaagaagaagaagatgaatctatggATTGCAGATTGATTCCTCCATtcttctttgaagaagaagatgagtctCTGGATTGCAGCTTGATTCCTCCATTTTTCTTTGAAGAAAAGGATGATTCAACAGTGGTACACTCACATGAACAGAACCCTAATTGGAGGGTTTTGATGGATATCCTGAATTTCGACAAACCACTAATTGATGAGTGTTTCTCCATTATTCTCAATTCTGTTCTTATTTGTGTAAATGTGTAAATGAGGCTGAATTTAGTGGTGATAGGAAGTTGTTTGTTAAAATCTTTGATACTTTTATTGACATTGGTGGTTGAAATTGAGAAGGCACAAGAACTGTTTGATGAAAAGCCTGATAGTGTTATGAGGAATTTGAATGGAGGTGTTCGTTGTTCCATTTATGTTTGTTATACTTGTTTGGTATTTGACCTTGGAAAGAGGTCTGATGGGTCAATTTTAATGGATGATAAGAATGGGAATTTTGTTTGTGAGCTGGATTGTTGACTGGGTACCAGTCAGAATTTCATTTTATGTATTTGACTGTGTTTGTGTTGGCTCACAATGGTTACAATGGCGTTGGCGGTAAGTTATTTCTGAAAATGTCATATTGTTATTAATATGAATCATGCATGGTGAAGGTTTTAAGGTTTCAAATGTCTTCAAACAACCAAATTGTTTGggaacaagttttttttttttgtagtggaAGTCTGTCTAATGTGTAGTGTTTTCATTGACATCATTAGAGGAGAAGCGAGCACGAGTTGAGGCAGGAAAAGAGGCAAGAGTTAAAGAATCTGCTGTTGgagtagagttagagaatgaGATCATGCAGTTGAAATCAGAGATAACCTCCTTACAGAAAACTGCTTATTCGAGAGAGGAGTTGCTTCAGACCCAGATTTCACAAGCCGTAGCAGAAAACAAACGTCTCAAGGAGcttcttgaaaaagaaaaaaaaaagggcagACGCTTCAGACCCAGATTTCACAAGCCGTAGCAGAAAACAAACGTCTCAAGGAGcttcttgaaaaagaaaaaaaaagggcaGACGCTGAAAATAAGAAGGCTGAAGCGGAGAAGAGGAAAGCTGCAGAAGCATTGAAGCTATTGGTAGCTGAACAAAACAAGGCTGAAGCGGAGGAAAAGAAAGCTGCACAAGCGATAAAGCAGAGTAAATTGGATGGAGAAAAACAGCTGGTTGATAAAGATCTTATTCAAAAGCAGGTCTCCGACAAGGTAGCGGAAATTAATCGTCTCAAGGAGTTATTGgttaaagaaaagaagagaggagACTCCGAAAAAAAGAAAGCTGAGGCGGAAAAGAAAAAAGCTCTGGAATCACTCAAATTACTGGAAGCTGAGAAGAGTAAATTGGATGGAGAGAAAAAGATGGTTGGTATAGAAAGAAGTCGAGCTGAGGAACTTAAGACCAGTCTGGAAGCCTTGAAGTCAGAGGCTAATGAAGCAAGGATAAAACTTGGTGTAGAGAGATCAAAGTATGAAGAAGCACAGAAAAAGCTAGAAGCTGAGAAAAACAAGGCAAATAGGGAGAAGAAAATAGCAGATTCTGAAAAGGCAGAAGAGCAGAGCTACAGAAGAGATGTGctgaagaagagaggaagaagctATTGAATGAAGAATATAGGTCAGATGAATTGTCTAGGAGGCTGGAAGAGGAGAAAAAGAGGAGTGAAGAATTGGAAAGGAAGGTTCAGGTTATCATGTACCCTGAAGGTGGAGAAGGTCTGCCCTGAAGAGTCAGATAGACAGCATGAAAATTTAAACGCGAATGCTGCAAATGCAAATGTGGTGTTCTTGGAGAAACACTTGGAGCTTGAAAAGAAGCAGGTAAAGCATGCTAAAAAGGTGGCTAAGTTTGAAAAAAGACGCAATGATTTGCTACAGCAAGAGATCTGTCGCTTAAAACAGGATCTTCACCAGTTCTATGATCGACTTAGTTTACTGGATGGTTGTTTCTGTTGTGGAGTCGAAGGGATAGATGCTTCAGCAAAGGTTGGTATCTTCAgatcttttggtaacttatagaTTTGCCTGATGAGAAGTAATTCTTTTATATTTTCATGTTAAATCTGATTTTAGAAAGTGTTACTCGTTTTTAGGTTACAGTGATAGCATTTATAATTGGGGAACATTATGCAGAATTTTGATGAATCTTTAGAGTTTTATCAAGTGTAAACTTCATTGTAGGCACTTACTTTTGAAAACTTGCATGCTTCTGTTTAGCTGGTTGTTTTTCCGGTCTAACTGCGTAATACCTACTTGCATAATGATTCTTCCCTAGGTTCTCTGTCTCTCTCGCTCTGTCTCCTTCTGTTCTACTTGCTATAGATACTTTACCAAACTTTTATTTGCTAGCTGATATACTTACCTCAAACTTTTTTGTCCTCTATGTGAGAATATTGAAGAGTCCATTTCCCATCTCGTCTTACATTGTGATTCTCTATGGCTGCTGTGTTTGCCATCGAATCCACTTTTGATAGCATGCTCTCTTACCAACAGGATACAGTACCTCTATGCAAAAACAGAATTCTTCAAGCTGTCAACGATAAATCTATGGCTGAAAGATTTTCTTCCTTGGGAATTGCTTGGTAGCACATATGGAAACCTAGATGCAAGCTAGAATTTGAGATCGAGAACACACATCTTAAGCCATGCTATAAGAAACACTTCCTTTATGATTCAGAATGATGTAAGTTTGCCGTATAGAAGAACAATACCAGACAAAACTGAACGTTTTTCTGTAAGCTGTGTTAACAATTGTGCTGTCCAGTCTGCTTTTACAGTTTCACTTCGATGCCTCTTACTTATCAGAAGACTACAGTTTATATATTCAACTTGTCATTTCGTGACTCAGCAGGGAACTTCAGAGGCGCCAAAACTGCCTCAGGTACACCTCTAGGTGCGCAGAACAAGCGGAAACAAAAGCTCTACTCGCAGCTGCAGGGCTTGCCCAAGAACTGAAGCTGCATAAGGTCTGTTTTTTTTGGAGATCGTCAGGCATTTATCAAAGCTATAACTAGTACTATGTTATGTCTGAAATGGTACACCGCTCTTATTTTGTTAGACTGTAAATATGCTCTTAGCAAATCTCCTACCTATGTATATAAATATGTTAATAGAACAAAGAACATGGTGGCTGACACCTTAGATAAATCCAGTAGACAATCTGGTTTATCATGTCTTGGTTAGTCTCTTCTCATTGTATTTTGGGTATGTTAAAAGGATGAGACTTTGCCAAACAATATAATGACTTAATTTTCTTAATGAATCCATCTTtattatcaaaaaagaaaagaaaaaaagaacgcATTGTCATATTACTTTGCATATCAGCAACCGATCGTGTGCGTTAGATACAAACTTGAAGGCAAGCTCTCAGGTAAGGAACCATCTGAAATGTATTGTGAAGGTGAAAATTAGGTTGCTAAAGCGCATCAGACAACCTGGTACCATTCTAGCATTGTCTGGTGGCAGCTGTAACAAACCTTTATCAGGTATTAGTCTGAACTACATAAAAAGTGTAGATCAGCAAACTCGTAACATAAAAAGTGTAGATCAGCAAACTCGTAAAGGATGAAAGCAGTACCTCATGCTACACCTGGAACTCTACATCGTGAACTTGGGGATATTATCATTGGCCTGCGGGCCAACCTGCAAACATCAGGTGATGAATGAACTCCTGTGtcaccttttcctttggtctgAGGACGAGTCGTTGACATTTTTATCTTTACATTTAAGTGCAGCTTTATCTGGCACATATGTTCAACGAGATTTCAGTTTTTTTCCATATAAAATTTAGATAGTGACCTAGAACTCTAGAAGGCTAGAAGCTATCCCATTTTCCTGTGGTAGAGGTTAGGCCCATTACAGTGTATTAGCTGTATTTCGAGCAATTTTTCTACTTTTGAGTTGTATAACTTGGTGAGCCGCGGTTCATTTTTTTGTGCTCAACGTTGCCTTCACGCTTGAACTAGCATATCATGTATGGTCCGTAATTCTGTATAGAATTTTTAAAGAACAGTATTGTACTCTTGTTGAGAAGTCTGGCTACTATATACACTGGAATACGGGATACTGCAAAACCTACAGAACATAATACAACAACCTACACAAAATTCTCAATGGAGATGacaagtttttattgaatataCATACTACTAGTGCAAAACCAAGACATACGATGGAACCTGACTACAGACTCTTCTTCTCCTTTGAGATTTGTGATTTGCTGTGTTCTTTCCTGGGAAGTTGTACCTGAAtgctttttcttctattttttagCACTTGGATCGTGCTTGTCTTCTTGTGTTTTAATCATGATGGAGGAAAGAAACGGTTGAGATTGAAGGGGAGGGTGTAAAACTCCTCATTTCGACCGTCTCCCCTGAATGTTCTGAATTTAACCCACCAATGCATTCCTCTGTCTCTGGCGCTGTCCTTGTAGTCCAGGGTGTTGTCAAGGAAAATGGAAACAATCAGAGCAACTGTTGGTGAGGATGAGAAGACCGTGTTGATCAAATCGTTGAACTGCAACCACATGAAAAAGATAGAATGCGCAAGTAAATTGTTTGTTATTGCAAGAAGAGGAGAAGGCAGATTCTTTTGATGAAATTTGGTGTCTGGAAGTCTATAAGACGCACCCATCCTGCATTTGTGTGAGCAGGGCCATGGTGAGCAAGGGCAGTGTATTCACGAAAGTACTCGGGAATAGATAACCCAAGAAACAATGAAACACCTGTGATGAACATATTTCTCATCGAGTTCATGTTTGTGAACTGCAGAAGCGATAGGCCTACCGATGCTGCAACCCCGAAACAAAAAGGATAAAGTCAAATATTAAGATGATAAAAGGTGATGAATTTCGTACATAAACAGAGGTGTTATGAACGTTACCAACAATTCCAAACAAAACACAGTATATTGCAGCAAAAATTGGGATGGGTATCGATGCAAAAAGTGCCCCAAATTTTCCTGTAGAATGTAAGAATTGCATGAAACTGACTGACTATTAAAATGAGCGATGCAACATATGGAGTAAATTGTAATGATGTTGTCACTCACCTAATATAGAGAAGAATATCATGAAACCAGCTGAGATTTGAATAACTCTCCGGCTGCCAACTCGTGTAGATCCAAGAAGTCCAATGTTCTCTCTGTGTCATGTTATTCTAACTGAGTGAGAACCAGTTAAACCAGTTCCTGAAAGAATGAAAGACATGACAAGTACTGCTAAAACTTACACTGACACAGTAGAACCAGTTCCTGTTCCAAAAAGGCCATCTAATAAAATCCCAAATCCCTGCATCAGAAAGTAAACCTTTATTATGACTTTATGAGTTGAACTCTCTAATTTTTGACATGATTGAATCACAATGTATACAGAAATTTCTTTTTAATCTGTGCACCTGCCATCCAATACCACGGCTAAGAACATGAGCTGGAGGGGGTGTTGCACTAGCTAACCGCGATGCAGCTATATATGCTCCGGTCGACTGCCAAAAGTAGCCAtcacaattttgtctcagaaaaaCTATTGTAACCATTAACAAAATGTAATTTTTCTCTACTTGTTCTCATGCTGTATTATAGTACCTCAAACAAGGAGACTAGAGCGCCAGCCATCATTCCGAATGAATGACCAGCATCAAAAGTAGGTGCACCCCACTGAAGTGGGTATGGGATTTTTATCCTGTATCAATTCGTGAAAATGCAGACAGTGAACCGCTAGAAACTGCAAAATGCAATTGTTTAAAGAGACAGCTGATTCTAAAGCCAAATGACTGCATGCAAACTTGAATGCGATGATAAAACTGACCAAGGTGCAGATGAAATGAGGTTAGCTCTATCCGTTCTGCAATGGATTTGTGTAAGATCAGGGCGATGCTTATAAGCACCACCGGCAGTAATCATGTGTGCATAAGCCCAAATCACCATGACTGATAACAGGAGTGCAAACCGCTCCAGTATAGGCAGATCCTTCGTTCGAAAGCTTTTTAAGTACTGTACGTATACCATATCAAGAAATGAAAAACGTTTCCCAAACCGAAAAACTTTGACAAGAATCCATGGTATTTAACATATATATGCACTTTAATAATGGCTTACCTGAGAGAAGACTACAAATAGAATGAACATTGGAATTCCAATTTCTACGCACCTTCCAGCCTGGTTACAAAAGCAATTCAATCCAATTTAAACGTTTCTTTCACACTGTTGTGCATGAGCAAAAGGTGATTAACGGAAGTAGCCAGTGTAGGTTCCATGACATACCAGTGGGAACCCTCTATCGAAGAGACCAAAACCAACCAAAGATATGACTGGAACCATTCCTAGAGGGCTAAAAAACCTGAAATCACAAACATTGGCCAAGCAAGGCAGCTTTGTTAAACAGCTGGTTACGAGTATGACAAAATGAGATATAAAAACTTGAAATGTAGAATATATATACCTGGATACAATTCCCCATAACTGACTGAAGCCAAGGATGATCTGAACACTGGATGACACTATCACAGCTCCTTGGATTGCTCTCATTGTTGCCAGAAATCTCTGATAACGATACAATATAACTACAGTAAGTCCGCAAAGGATAAGTGAAAAATATTGCGGCTTCTCATTAAAAAGTAGTCTTACTGTtaaaattttaataaataaaaatttaaccACCTTCCGACAAAAATACTAGAGGCGACCGCGAATGTGTTAGTATATTTTTTATAGTACCGGCAACATATATGGCCCACAGTATTCATTTTCTAGCCGTattattcaaaaagaaaaaaaaatgtagggccaaataaaagaaaacaaatgcaGGCCGCGCGTAGTAAAAGCACTGCCAAAAACTGCTAAAGTAAGTTGGTGTCTAGTCCgctgttttgttttgtttgtttttcttttctttctggaGAGCTTTTTGGCACTACTACTAGTTATAATCAATATGAAGAATGAAAATGATCAGTAAAACAAAGTAATTAGGGGGATAATTACCAAATGTTGATCAGGTATCTGCATTAATGAAGAATCATGAATGATGGAGATGATAGGTACAATGAAAGCATGAGATCCACCAATTACTGTTGGTAATCTTGTTCCGAATAATGTCTGCAACAGTGTATTAATCCCTCCAACAAACAGCAGAGTTTGTATCACCCTCACCTTATCATCCTGAATCAATAAGTACAACATATTAGTAACTAATTAATACTTGATCAAGTGGAGTTAATTAAGTAAAGAAAATGAATAGAATTGCTTACAGAAGATCCTCCCATCAAAGAAACAAGAAAAGTTGGAATCATGACTGCTGTTCCTAAGGACAAGATGTAGTGCTGAAACCCCAGAGCTATTGCTTctcctgtatatatatatatatatatccgta
This is a stretch of genomic DNA from Papaver somniferum cultivar HN1 chromosome 1, ASM357369v1, whole genome shotgun sequence. It encodes these proteins:
- the LOC113278121 gene encoding nucleobase-ascorbate transporter 2-like; the protein is MEDPKPEEISHPPMDQLQGFEYCIDSNPSWGEAIALGFQHYILSLGTAVMIPTFLVSLMGGSSDDKVRVIQTLLFVGGINTLLQTLFGTRLPTVIGGSHAFIVPIISIIHDSSLMQIPDQHLRFLATMRAIQGAVIVSSSVQIILGFSQLWGIVSRFFSPLGMVPVISLVGFGLFDRGFPLAGRCVEIGIPMFILFVVFSQYLKSFRTKDLPILERFALLLSVMVIWAYAHMITAGGAYKHRPDLTQIHCRTDRANLISSAPWIKIPYPLQWGAPTFDAGHSFGMMAGALVSLFESTGAYIAASRLASATPPPAHVLSRGIGWQGFGILLDGLFGTGTGSTVSVENIGLLGSTRVGSRRVIQISAGFMIFFSILGKFGALFASIPIPIFAAIYCVLFGIVASVGLSLLQFTNMNSMRNMFITGVSLFLGLSIPEYFREYTALAHHGPAHTNAGWFNDLINTVFSSSPTVALIVSIFLDNTLDYKDSARDRGMHWWVKFRTFRGDGRNEEFYTLPFNLNRFFPPS